Genomic DNA from Coffea arabica cultivar ET-39 chromosome 7e, Coffea Arabica ET-39 HiFi, whole genome shotgun sequence:
TACAAAAGAGGAGAAAAATCCATTCCATTTTGAGAAACGATGGACACCCAAGTTCGACAACTATGTCTTTTCACAAGTCACCACTTTCATCCTCCTTGAAACTCCATGACTTATATGAGTTGGAAGAagcataaatataaaaaatccTGTAAACACTGAGTCGAGGATcacattatttttttattaagttCCGGCCTGCCGACAAGCTAAGCTCAACTAAAGAATTCTCTGTCTGACAGACAAACTGCTAATGTTGAAGGGTCACCAAATACGATCTTGACTGTTGGAATATAGGACCTGGATTATTGTTGAATATCCAAACTAATTTAAGGTCAATACATCGGGACCATACACGACTGGCCATCTGGTTTTATTTAATACAACACCTTGGCTAAATTTGAAGTTAAATGAACGCACCAAAAATTCTGCAGGGAACCGCTACCTTCTGGATTAACAAATGTATTTAActataatcaattttgaaccaTTGAGCATAATAAAGAAACTGCatacaagaaaatttttttgtttctaaaaCTAACAAATAGATGGAAACAACTGGATAAGACAACACAAAAGGTTAGAGCATTTACTGGTCTGGTGGTATAGCAAGACTTGATAGCTGTTCGTCGAATGAGGTTCCGTTGCAGAGTACATCAGATGCAGCCCCAGTCGAATAACATGGTGATGATGAGGAACTGCAGCTTCTAAACCACGACCCAACAAGGGCATTCGAGCTGCGGCATTTCCATCTACCTCCAAGCACAGAAAAAGCACGATCAGTGCAGCAGCTATTGGTTACCCCATTTCTCAAACTCAGACTAGCTTTTTGACAATTATCGAGACCTCTATTGCCAAAATACATCACAACAGGTTTAGCAAAACTCGAAACATTCCCACAACCAGAGATAAAAGTATCCATAACAAGGTCTCCAGGGGCAGCCGTTGAACTAGAAACAGCCATGGCTCCACTAAATTTCCCAAAAGCTTGAGAAGACGGGCGCGATAcaacaccaccaccaccacgtGTCTGAGAAAATGCCTCAACGGCAGAATGCTTGGTTCTACTGTAAGTATAACAAGCCCCAAATTTCTGACTTCTTTTTACTGCCAAAGATTCTATTAACTTGTGGGTTGGTGCTAGTTTCACTCTTAAACCTCTctgaaccccaaaataaaaggCAGAATTCGGTTTGGGAAGCAACCCTGATGACATATCCTATTCCCCCTCAGCTCAACCCAATTCGTCCATTAGATGAACTCCAAACTTAGCAAGTCTGCATTGTGAGCCAATTCCCTTTAATCCTGAGAAACTTTACATCCTACTCAACGATAACTTTGCCTGCCCAAGCAGCAATTTCCCGCTACCTGATTACAAAAACAATTGCATTATAAAAAGATTCattcgtttttctttttcttctacttTCGCAAGATGAAAAGAAAGATACAAGGGAAAAAGGAAGGCATGGGGAACCCGGGATTTCGGCAATTCGGGCTTGACTAGGGGCGGATCGAGAATCCTGTCTGGGGACAAAATTATCGTTGGAGAGAAGAACAGCCGAAGTCCAGCGCTTAATGGGGGCTAATATCGCAGTCAGTCTCAAATTTCTAAGTTTGACGCCCGCCAGCCCAAAAAACTGAAAAACGGACAAAAACGAAGCGGTGGCTCAGAATGAAGGGGAAATTGGCGTTTGGATTTATATTTGTTTttggtgagttttttgggaaATATTTTAGTGTAGCGTGTacttaagataaaaaaaaagtgattaaaaattaggtatataaaaatatttacaaaaaatgtaataaaaaatttccaaaaatcacaatccaaataaGGCGTAATTTTTTAGTCCCTTTTTAATAAGAAATCATGTCAATTTTGTCCTATcaagttttattttgattaatgTATCACAACATAGTTTATAACACTGGAAGAAGATGACCTTTAACACTCATAAAAATTGAtagtaatttttgaaaaaaaaaaaagaattaagagGCATTGTGTGAATTGTCTAAAATACAGCAAGTATTATTATAGGGACTAGGGAGAGCGCAAAATTGGAACACAAATGTGCATTATTAATCCCCTGCTTGCAAAATTGTCTTTTTGTTGTTTATCCACAATTCCCGACTTTTGTGTCCCCCAACCCAACTTTTGGACGACATTAGGGGCTTATTTGTGCATGCAAAACTCGTGCACCAAGATGCTATCAGTGTGCAATACAACAACAGGCCCTGTGACATGTAACACAACTCCAATTGTTTAATCCAGCACCAGCATGATTGTGTGTTTTAACAGTAGTGCCGTTtgtattgttatttttaaaaaattttataaaaaaaaatattataacgattggatttaatatatatgagttaaaataataataattaaaaaatattatatatatatatattattttttttctgtaaaaaatcacaattcaagcAAGGGCGCTTGACGTTTACAGTAAAACGTAAAAGTTTTACCGTGGATGTACGAGATAAATGTTTTTTACACGCCACGTCGTGTTTAGAAGCACGAAGAAGCAGTGGCTTTGGCCTGCCATGAATTGTTCGCATGGAGTAGAGTAGAGTAGGTGACATGTTCCCTATACTATAGAGGCCGTGCTACTTGGCACGGAATTCTGAAataagtacaaaagttaaacCCCACTTTACTGCTCTCTAAAGGTCAATAATGTCTCTCACTCATCCTGATTACTCATTTTACTCAATCCGTCTGCTCTGCACAAAAACAATCACAAAATTACCATATTTGTTTTCATCAGGGCCCGCATTTCTAAAGAAATTCACCACCCCTAGctagagctgttaatcgaaTCGGATAGCTCGCGAGCCAAGCTCGATTCGACTCGATAAGGGTTCGATTCGGCTCGTTTACTGAGagaaacgagccgagctcgagttcaaCTTTAGGCTCATTTAATAGACGAGTCGAGTATAACTCGACTCGTTTAAACTCGACAGGCTCAAATAGTAGGGTCATTAGCGTCATTTCATTgtgtatttgatatttttacctAATTCATTCTCAGTTTTTAGCCCTACTTTTTTATTTCCTCTTTCGGTTTTGCCCCTAATATTCATCTCCCAAACGAGCTAGAGCTTGATAAGCTCGGCTCGATTTTgaactcgaattcgagttcgaactcgaattTTCGATCGAGTACATCGAGTCAATCTCGAACAGCTTGTGAAGCTCGAATTACTAATCAAGCGAGCTCAAACTAACTCAATTAGATATTCAAATCGAGCTCGATTATCATGTGCTCGAATTCGACTCGATTAACAGCCCTACTCCTAGCTATCtcttatgtatttttttttttaacccgaCTCCACAAGAAGACATATAATGTTGAGTCAAAATAGTTATCCGTCCTACAAATGAGATACTCGTTCAAGCTTGGAGTGCAGAAGCAATTTCTTATTCGTGTAGTCTCTAGCAAGTAATGGAAATATGTTCATGCTTCCACCCCAAAAATAATTACTCCCCGGTTTTCTGGTTGAACCGTGTAGAAGAAAAAATTATTGGAGGCTCATGGgtcatgatgtcataaataaacCAGTAGTAATTAATCTAATCTGATCTTGGATTATCAGTAACCGTACCGAATACTGGACCATTCACCAACATTGTGGCCGATTGCTTTTACTCCTATCTTCTACACTATTATACTCACAAAAGTGCCACCATTTTAACATCATCTTACATATATAATCAAAAGTGTTTAAAAGGTCTCTGGACCTTTGGCTACTCATATTTCACGGAAAGGGTCTCTTCAACCTTGATAGGCAGCAGAACAAATATTAAAACCGACTCACTCTCACTGCCTATACTGTAATGCTTAATTTTTTAAGGAGCATCGCCGGGCCAAGAGTCGCTATTTGCTGCTGCAAGACTAATTGATAATAAAGCTCGATGCCACCTCACAAATCACACTTCCGAAATGTCAACTATGAAAGCCTTGACTTTCATGAAAACAAATGTTCTAATTGTTGTCATGATCCCCTTCCCATATCTTTACCAGAGTACTCGCCGCTGCCACCAAATGATGCCGCTGCAGCAGCAGCAACATCAAGGCCGCCACCAATTGATGTCATTAAGGCAGAAAATCCGCCTGATGGGCCTCCACCAGCTGCCATCCCCAATCCAAGAAGGTCAAGGGTAGTATGCTTAGGACCGAATACAGATGGAGTCCCCAACATCAGTTCCTTCAAGCTAGACCCACCGTCACATGGCAGCCCAAGTCCCAGGCCTGCTGCCAATGATGCACTATCAGACTCAATTCCCCTCCCACTCCACTCCTGCTGCCCGCTCGAAGCTGACGCCGAAGAAACAATCCCGAACCCTCTCAGGAGTGAAGCATTAGTTGCTGCTGCTCCAATCTGAGCAGCTTTTTGCAGTAATGCTGTTGCAGACATGGCAGGTTGTGGTGCAGGCGCATACTGCCTACGTTCTTGCCCTGCTGTTCCAAAAATTGATGAACCGTGACTTGTAGCAAGACAGAGGGATATGGGTTCCGTAGAAGAAGACGCTACGACTTCAGATGCATTCTCAGGACGGGCCACAGCTCTAAACAAGTCGGTAAATTCAGGTGTTTGAGATTGCAAGCTTCCCGATGTTGTTGATGAGGCAAATAAGCTTGCAAACACGCTGCTGCTAGTACTTCCATGACTGCTTGAGCTGCTGCTGCTACCACAGCTGCCGGTTAAGCTGGTCACAACAGATGTTTCCTCTAGAATCTGAGGTGGAGCGGGACTTTGCGTGGGATTTTCAGGTCCCTCTGTTGAATTaaacaaatcatataaaaagaatgagggcaaaaaaaaaaaaaaagagcattcCCTGGTaaagaagcaagaaatgaagaaagtatAACCTTTCTTATTAAAGAGCTTTGTATATGATTAAAAGAGATTCAATAATACCCTCCTTTCTCGGCATCAACTTTACTTTTAGCTTTTGGCTGGATCTCTGTCCATTCTCTACCAAAAGATTGCTTAGATTCAATctcaattttttattcataGTTGAGATATGGTTTTCCCCAATTGAAGTTAGTAGTAGTTCATCCTTGTTCTTATAGTAACGGAGTAAATCTAGTCAACCATATATGCATATAACAACAAAGAAGAGGAACAGACAAAAACAACTAGACTCCAAGATTAATAGACAaagaaacaacaacaacaacattttgcttttcttttcttttttcccggCAAAAGTATGATATACATCCGACAAAACCCGGAGTACAGAGCTACATAACTACCCATCATCAGCAGTAGGTGGAGGAGGCTGAGCTACAAATTGGCAGTTTCGAGCAGAAATACCTGGATTTTGAACAGGCAAAGCTGAAGATGCTAAAGCAGCTGGTGGAGGAGGCTGAGCTGCTACCGAAGGTGGTGGTGATGAGGATGCAAGTGTTTGAAGCTTCGGCTCCTCATCATCAGCAGTAGGAGCTGGAAGTGCCTCAACTGTCTGTGCTTTTGCACTCTCCTCAGCTAATGCATCACAAAAAGCTCTATGTGTAATAAAGCTATCCCTCCTGCAATCATCAAACAGACATTAACATCATTcttgaaaataaaaagaaaaacagagggaaAAATTTATCTTAACAAGGTAGGGAAAATATCAGTTAACCTTGAAAACAGAGTCCCACAATCACATTTATATTCTCTAGTTCCACAAATCTTTGAATGAGCTTTCCAATCAGACTGAACAGCATATTTCTTCGAACACTTGTCGCATTTCCACTTCTTTTCGCCATGTTTTCTGCAGAAATGCTTCTTAATTCCGGTCAAATCGCCCAATGCTCGAGAAGGATCATGGTGAACACAGGTGAGTTCAGGGCATACATAAACTCTCTTCTTGACCTCTTTGCTCGATCTCTGCCTAAGTTTCCAAGGCAAATTATGTCCTCTCCGATGCAGCTGCAAATTCTGGTCCCTTTGGAACCCTTTATTGCAAATTTCGCACACAAATCTATTTGTTGCCAACAGAGTCTTTGGTGACAAAGCAATCACCTCTGCATCCGGATctaagagaaaaacaaaatgaaacttCAGCAATAAGCAAAAACAGATTACCAGTCTTTTATGTTTTCCTTTCTGGCTCTTTTACCTGGCATGCCTGGGAGATTTCGTTTTTTCTTGGCAGATGATGTAGGAGGGGCTGCCGCTTGATTGCCTGAAGAAGAAGCACTGGCATCACCGGAAGCGGTAGAATCATTCATGACAGAAGAGTTATCCATATCGGCAGGCATGGAAAGAGTACTGGAGTTGTTAAAAGGGATTTTTAAGACTGCtagaaagagaaattttggGGCATTTATGCTGCAAAAAAACTTTTAGGATATAAagctcctttttcctttctacgGCTTATGGTCACAGCACTCAGCTCTCAGACTTGTGTATCTATCCACCAGTCAatctaatttaaaaaaaaaaaaaaaaaaaatctccaacTACCAACTACGATCAACTTTTGACCACGACCAGATCAGAAAATGAGCTAATTAGCAAATCCCAGTTCACAGAACCACCACCTGTAAGCTCTGCAAATAACGGAATCAGAGTCGCCAGAGAATTATCGCCGGTGAGCATGACATGAGTATCTTCAGCTAAAAGAAGATGAAATTTTGCTGTACTTCATGAGGTTTCTAGAACATGGACCTTAAATCTAGGCAGCTGTTCACCTGTCTAATAACCAGAAAACATTTCAGCACCGAGCTTCTTGAATTTCCGATGAAGTTTTCTCCGATGAAAATGCCGGAAATTGGGCTGGGGAGCAGTACTTTCAAGAAGACGGCTCAGAAAACTAGATGAAAGAGGAAATTTAGGAGGGcagagaaagagagaagaagatgTGAAAGTCTTCTTGTGTTTGGTCTACAGTCGTGTATTGTTTAGATAGAACAGGTAGCCGATgtggatttgattaaagaagAGCTAATAAATTAATTAGAAATCATCAACTGTAAATGGGGAGAAGGGCGAAAGATAATGACGAGTTAAGTTTTGTGGCTCACTTTTTAACCACGGTTTCATTGTTGACCTGACCATATGGTGTGGTAGAGTTTCAGAAAAAAACAGAAGAGTTTAATGATGGTGCAGAGTGCAGACTGCTAGTGCTGTTCAAAATGTTTTCGACGTGGGATTGGGACACGTACGTTTAGCTTTCGATAAAAATTAGTGATTATTGTAGTgttttttcagaaaaaaaaaaagaaagctatAATATTTCAGAAATATTTTATTAGTGTAGTTTACAGAAATAATAGTGTATATTAAATTATGCAAAAATGCATGGCAACCTTACAGTCATAATAGTGTCCGGacccttttgatttttcttgccATGGCCTTTACAATTTTGACTTTCAATTATAAATTTCTGCACAATTTTATTTTGTGATATATAATTTGtgtattaaatttttaaaaacaaaatttggtaattatttgtttcaattaggCTTCACGATGTATATTCAAAAACTCTcgtttatttgttaaaatttatttgcttacaatatcaatatattttttaattatttttttatttcgcATATATTATATCAAAAAAGAGTTACACCTACGTACGGCGAATATAAATGCATTCTCGTCTCTAAGTTGTAGAGCGAGCAAAAGGGTTTTATGCATAGCAATTATGTGTAATTTGCACCGTCGAGTGCAACCACTACATTCTATTCTATTGTGGATTAAGAAATGAGGACATGTGTCATAAGTAATCATCCCATCCTCTTACTGATTTATGCTCTACGTCCAGTCTCCATTTTACACATCCCCTGTAGCACCAAACGAAACATGAATCTGGCTCTCTAATTCCATCTCCTAATAAGTACTAATAAGTTGCTTTATTAAGACTAATCGTCTAATCATCATTCACCCTGGAGGTTTTTTCCCAGTGAAAAATGCCTTATCCCACAAGAAAAGCATCGATATCATTATTGTTAGACTTTTGATGAGTGAGACCgtctttcattcttttcctgCTCATATTCTCTCCGTCAATGCCaagctctcttttttttttttggtcctttatttttcttttccatgaCTTGCACAAGAGAAAAACGGAGCGGGAGATGGAATAGGCTGTGGGAATCAAATACCGGTTTGAAGATCAGAGAAATAAAACTCTCGCCCATTGGGCAGTGCGTAATTCTCTACTATTTTTCAATTTACCTCAGCAATGAATACAATTCACAACAAGCAAGATTATGAATTTAGCTGAAATGATGCATAAACAGGCCGCCCGCATATTTCATGAATTATAGCTAAGCATAATCATCACGTCATCTTTGATAGAGAAGAGTTATTTCACTTCACTTACAAAAACAGATTTTGTCGGAGAGAGGTGACCAGTTTTTCGTGTTTACTAAACAGAAAACTATACTCCTAGCAGAGATAAAAAGCAAAGGCTATACGTAGCCTGTCAATCGAACCTAACGAGCGAGTTTTTATAAGCTTAAGTTCAGCtcattttatttgaaatattttcgaGTTTCGGGCTATGAGTTTCGGgttcataaatgtgaaattcatactcaactcacataatattcGGGTTGTGAGTCTTAATCGGATTTAGTCCAAactcacttattactccttaattttcttaatataattactataattattaaattgtaaaactaatttaacatttacaatactataatattaaaactaaacatgaacaaataatagttcttaaaaagtgtataaaccaaaaattttcaacaatatttatatttaattcgttcaaaatgcatgaaaaataagtaataaaacatgcaatcataagTCAATACatatttaaaagttgaaactttttttataatcttgtgatttaaatccaaatatgtttgatgatttgtgtttgtagaccaaaaagaaatcaaccaatattatgtcaatacaaaaatttactcaatcAATAAGAAAAGTTAGAGATTTAGTTATGCATTACTAATATTGGCTCTTAAGAAAGCTCCTGGAAAAgtctttagatgtatttttgtgttttgtaatttatatatatttagtatttagtaataatatatttgaatatattattatacataatatcaaatataaatattatatatataggtaattaaagGGCCGGACCTATATCGGGTTTGAACCTAATATGACCCAAACTTGACTCATATTTAATTCGGGCATAATTTTTAGGCTCAAACTCAGATCGGTTCACTAAAAGATCGGGTTCATCGGGCTTTTTGTCTGGCCGAACGAGTCGAGTTCAAGCTGACCCAACCCCATTGACAGTCCTAGCTATACACTTTTAACAGAAGTGTTTTTGGAGTcgagaatcgaaaatagaacTAACGAAGTTCAATTAAGAAACATTAGGGTCCAATTATTGTTTGGATATTGGTTTTTCacagaaaattttttactttttttgtgaatacatttctcaatcacctttttattttacatatatcaaattattgcaatacaattttttaaaaaaatttataaaaatagcaatccaaacgggaGGGCAGCACCATAGTTTAAGTacaattatcaattatactaaagTACACTTTCAATAATTATGCCAAAAGATAGTAAAAAATATATGTATAGTGATCTTTTTGTTCCTTTACTTATTGTTCTTAATGAAAGAATTGAAATCATTGCCAAAAAAGATGAGGGACGATCATATAAATTTGAGTGACCTAACAGTCTAGTTCAATTAAAATTTAACTAAGCATACTCTTAGTAGTGCTAATGGTATCATATACCACGTTTTGATACTTTACCTGTAATTCTTTCTTGCCTTCATTCAGCTACCTGGGCTAAAACATCGTCTAGCTGATATCGACCGGGTCTTTGCATTCACAGCACTAGCATTGCTTGATGCGACTGGTAGCTAAGTTCGATCGATTTGAATCTGACCGTGACCGACCTTATCCTTTTCTTGTCGGGCAAAAAGATGTTGAAAATAACGCCAGAGGAATCGTACCTTATATATGTTACTTTGTTTAGCATTTAGGAAAAATAGGTTAAAATGTTTTTCACATTTCaccaattaattttttttatcattctCTTTCAAAACAGTGATTTTCCGTGCCCTACAAAATCAAGTTGATAAAATGTAATTACAACCTAAATTTCGACTACTTTTTTTATCACCAAATCTATCACGTGACTCACACAACATATAGTCTCATTGTTTTAGGGATAACAAAATGTTAGATCCTATTTGTAGTTAAACAAATGATTtgattcatattcatttttatttctaaaaaaattaGGATCCAACATGGATCATATTCATTTTTTCCCTAAAAAAGGGATGTGATTCAATCCATATTGATTTTTGCCACTAAAAAAAAGTAGGATGTTATCACattgtatataaaaaaataactgCATGTAGGTCGCATGGTGATTTTAgactaaaaagtgataaaaaaactTAGGTTGGGATCCAATTTTGCTAACTTGAATTCGTAAGAGACGTAAAGTTAACATTTTAAATgtgaagaatgaaaaaattaatgtaataaaatataaaggatgttttgaataatttttcctAGCATTTTCTTATACTAAATTTGCTTCATCAAACCAAAATAAGCTAGAATTAGAGAAATGAAAACCAACGACTGTGTATAAAGATgtggctcaaaaaaaaaaagaaaaaagagaagagctAGCTGCTTGTCATCCGGAAATAAGTTAGGTATAATTTTGCCGGGTTTATTGTTGGATTTTTGCTGTCATTCCCACCTGAAATCCCTACAAcaaaaaatgtgtttttgtACTATTCTTGATGTCTGTgttgaatttcaaaattcagAATGACAAGTTTTTCCCACCTGAAATCCCTGCCACAAAATGTGTTTTTGTACTTTTTCCTGATGcctaagttgaatttcaaaatacaggatgacaaaaaaaaaaaaatttttgatgtcGTAAAATTGGTTGAAATTAAGGCCAAGTCTGATACTGATTGCTGTTTTGAGGATACAGTCTAGCTATTAATGGTTACAATTTACATCTACTAATCATTTTCCGATAACTGGTTTACTTTTTGCCTTAcgtttatatattttatttctttgttagTACGTATTATTTAGAAGTTcaaaacatctacagtaaagCTACTTATAGTGCTTGATTGTCATCATTGTCCATTACATTTCCAATTTTCTCCTAATTTGACATTTCAAACAttcggccaaaaaaaaaatcaccctTGATGTTCTAATCACTTATGTCTATTGTCTAATTTTTATTAACATATTAAAcaaccgtttttttttttttaagaagatCAACAGTCCAGCAATAAGGGGTCAACATAGAAGATGGCAACGATACGAGGCCGCTCGCGCTAGTGCTTGGTAGCTCGGTATCTCATTTCTCCGGCGAACTTTGCAACTTTATAAGACTAGTACAATAGAGACCTTTTGCTGTTCTttcattttgattcttttgatGAGTTAATTTGATGTTTTAGTTTCCTTAACCAAGATGGCATGCCATTAATTGAGATTCCAAGGAAATTGGCTTGACATTCAACAAAAGGGGCTGGCTGATCTCAAAAGTTTCAAGCCCTAGAAAGTTTACTTTTAGTTTCAGTCTTTCAGAAGAGGACGGAGGACCACCTCAATAATCAcgatgcttctttttttttatttttataaataaatatatataaatttttagcCTCCCAAAATAAAGAGAAAAGGGTCCGGGTTACTTTTATTTTGTTACCTGGAGCCCGGAGGATATGCCTGCAGTAGCATTTCGGCTACGCAAAGTCAATAACAATTCAAGGAAAAAGTGCAATTGCGAATATATTGATGCAGATAATTGAACATATGGCATTTGTTCTATTCCAGGATGACAAAGATCTTTAGGTCTAAGCAAGTAAACAACACTTGGGGTTACAAGCCCTCCCAAGAATTTAGAAATTACACTTCATTTCCTTCAAGTATTAaagagttttatttactttatatttgtataaacaaaaaaaaaagattttgtcCCTGAAAAGCATCCTAATTATCAGAGTTGAAGGATGGAGTCCTAATAAactaattatttattattattaaatcaAAAGTAAAGTTATAAACACGGTAGAGGGTAGGGGTgttcgagcttgactcgagttTGAGCTAATTaagtcgaactcgagctcgaatttgAGCTCAAAAACATTAAGCTCGTTGGCTTGCGAgcttaattatatatatattttttattttttattttaatagtaaaattacatatatatctataatattttattatttgttaaaaaattattattttatttatttttaaaaataaataattattttttaaaaaaataaatttatttttatttttatttttattttttaaactcgagctcgaa
This window encodes:
- the LOC140011050 gene encoding zinc finger protein GAI-ASSOCIATED FACTOR 1-like; protein product: MPADMDNSSVMNDSTASGDASASSSGNQAAAPPTSSAKKKRNLPGMPDPDAEVIALSPKTLLATNRFVCEICNKGFQRDQNLQLHRRGHNLPWKLRQRSSKEVKKRVYVCPELTCVHHDPSRALGDLTGIKKHFCRKHGEKKWKCDKCSKKYAVQSDWKAHSKICGTREYKCDCGTLFSRRDSFITHRAFCDALAEESAKAQTVEALPAPTADDEEPKLQTLASSSPPPSVAAQPPPPAALASSALPVQNPEGPENPTQSPAPPQILEETSVVTSLTGSCGSSSSSSSHGSTSSSVFASLFASSTTSGSLQSQTPEFTDLFRAVARPENASEVVASSSTEPISLCLATSHGSSIFGTAGQERRQYAPAPQPAMSATALLQKAAQIGAAATNASLLRGFGIVSSASASSGQQEWSGRGIESDSASLAAGLGLGLPCDGGSSLKELMLGTPSVFGPKHTTLDLLGLGMAAGGGPSGGFSALMTSIGGGLDVAAAAAASFGGSGEYSGKDMGRGS